In bacterium, a genomic segment contains:
- a CDS encoding glycosyltransferase family 4 protein, which translates to MNIGMILEDEFPPDIRVEKEAQVLLSQHFNLHLLSAVKKQEEKRKEYKGILVEQKPIIYPNVYHHLLDKLNFLRGKETLFHKQIEQFVKRNKIEIIHAHDLPVAFVSLKIAKKLGIPIIADLHENYPYYKLIKKRKNTKRFRYWLNIEKKVVKESNFIITTCEEMRERILSEHCIPSEKIYVVPNYYGGEFENIVVDKSILEKYSQKFMILYSGVVSLHKGIETLIKSMEYLKNYPEIVLCIVGVKKNKEEFEKLAKTLHVEEKIEFIKWQPIEKTYSFYLASSVCSVPFEKNVQTDCSSPHKLFQYMQCKKPVLVSNCNSLIRIVEKSNCGFVFECGHPKDLADKILILYKNKKLRIEMGENSARSVKNNYNFEIAGSQLSLLYNNLTKWFKK; encoded by the coding sequence ATGAATATAGGAATGATTTTAGAAGATGAGTTTCCACCTGATATTAGAGTTGAAAAAGAAGCACAAGTTTTATTATCTCAACATTTTAATCTCCATTTACTTTCAGCAGTAAAAAAACAGGAAGAAAAAAGAAAAGAATATAAAGGAATATTAGTTGAACAAAAGCCTATTATATATCCTAATGTATATCATCACCTTTTGGATAAATTAAATTTTCTTAGAGGGAAAGAGACGTTATTTCATAAACAAATAGAACAATTTGTAAAAAGAAACAAAATTGAAATAATACATGCTCATGATTTGCCAGTTGCTTTTGTTTCACTAAAGATAGCCAAAAAACTTGGTATTCCTATAATCGCTGATCTACATGAAAATTATCCATATTATAAATTGATAAAAAAAAGAAAAAATACAAAAAGATTCAGATATTGGTTGAATATAGAAAAAAAAGTTGTAAAGGAATCTAATTTTATTATAACCACCTGTGAAGAAATGAGAGAAAGAATTTTATCAGAACATTGCATACCATCAGAAAAAATTTATGTTGTTCCTAATTATTATGGAGGAGAATTTGAAAATATTGTTGTTGATAAAAGTATATTAGAAAAATACTCACAAAAATTTATGATTCTATATAGTGGAGTTGTATCTTTACATAAAGGGATAGAGACATTGATAAAATCAATGGAGTATCTTAAAAATTACCCTGAAATTGTATTATGCATTGTTGGAGTTAAAAAGAACAAAGAGGAATTCGAAAAATTAGCAAAAACGTTGCATGTTGAGGAAAAAATTGAATTTATAAAATGGCAACCAATAGAAAAAACCTACTCTTTTTATTTAGCCAGTTCTGTTTGTTCTGTACCTTTTGAAAAAAATGTACAAACTGATTGTTCATCTCCTCACAAACTATTTCAGTATATGCAATGTAAAAAGCCTGTTTTAGTTAGTAATTGTAATTCTCTTATAAGAATAGTTGAAAAATCCAATTGTGGCTTTGTCTTTGAATGCGGGCATCCAAAAGATTTAGCAGATAAAATTTTAATTTTATATAAAAATAAAAAGTTGAGAATTGAAATGGGAGAAAATAGTGCGAGATCTGTTAAAAATAACTATAATTTTGAAATAGCAGGTAGCCAATTATCACTTCTTTATAATAATTTAACAAAATGGTTCAAAAAATGA
- a CDS encoding DUF2334 domain-containing protein encodes MKFSINKKATLCLTLNDFHPNQDDIDRFIKKNKKLSFEGLKFFPISKFYFQSHKRKSYQYYFIFKKINKIRMAYAQWKGTEIPKGSFKYLIRVDDFPHWEKNYKEFLKFAELFSKYNIPFLLGVTPFLSLNPKSIYNTKFKFLDDNEVKILKEFSNIEISLHGLTHQSVNKKRTTEFIGLTDGEVEEKLTLGIKLLEEKQIFPIAFIPPFDKIDKNNFEIIKKHFKIICGGFDTAKYVGYLITPCIVDNKTAFVPSYFPLSGNINEIHNFLLDIEEENIIVPITIHWTYEVNNLERVENFLKFIEKKVISWKDFLSTTENL; translated from the coding sequence ATGAAATTTTCAATAAATAAAAAAGCAACACTATGTTTAACATTAAACGATTTTCATCCTAATCAGGATGATATTGATAGGTTTATTAAGAAAAATAAAAAACTCTCATTTGAGGGATTAAAATTTTTTCCTATAAGTAAATTTTATTTTCAATCACATAAAAGAAAAAGTTATCAATATTATTTTATTTTTAAAAAAATAAACAAAATACGAATGGCATATGCACAATGGAAAGGGACAGAAATTCCAAAAGGAAGTTTTAAATATCTAATAAGAGTTGATGATTTTCCTCACTGGGAAAAAAATTATAAGGAATTTTTAAAGTTTGCTGAGTTATTCAGTAAATATAATATACCATTTTTATTGGGAGTAACTCCTTTTCTCTCATTAAATCCAAAGTCAATTTACAATACTAAATTTAAGTTTCTTGATGATAATGAAGTAAAAATTTTAAAAGAATTTTCAAATATAGAAATATCTTTGCATGGATTAACCCATCAGTCAGTCAATAAAAAAAGAACAACTGAATTTATTGGATTAACTGATGGAGAAGTAGAAGAAAAATTAACATTAGGAATAAAACTATTAGAAGAAAAACAAATATTTCCTATTGCTTTTATTCCTCCTTTTGATAAAATTGACAAAAATAATTTTGAGATAATTAAAAAACACTTCAAAATTATCTGTGGTGGATTTGACACTGCTAAATATGTGGGATATTTAATTACCCCATGTATTGTTGACAATAAAACTGCATTTGTTCCCTCTTATTTTCCATTATCAGGTAATATAAACGAAATACATAATTTCCTTTTAGATATAGAAGAAGAAAATATCATTGTTCCAATAACTATCCATTGGACATATGAGGTAAATAATCTTGAAAGAGTTGAAAATTTCTTAAAATTTATAGAGAAAAAAGTTATTTCTTGGAAGGATTTTTTAAGTACTACTGAAAACCTGTAA
- a CDS encoding FkbM family methyltransferase — MNNIKDIRHRIERFFKQLVGLEVWSKIEVFCPYEMIGNYCVSFLDKINSDSIIYSLGVGRDISFDLDLINKKGVIVHAFDPTPIAKNWIQSKNLPKNFKFYPYGIANFNGSAEFHIPSNPKSTSYSLLDSGKTLGTVKYPVKRLKEVMKELGHTKIDILKIDIEGGEYMVIEDIINSEIKVIQLLVEFHHRYKKIGLYKTKQTIKQLRENGYKIFYISPDGEEYSFIKYNEIFNK, encoded by the coding sequence ATGAATAATATAAAAGATATTCGCCATAGAATTGAAAGATTTTTTAAACAATTAGTTGGGCTGGAAGTATGGAGTAAAATAGAAGTTTTTTGCCCATATGAAATGATAGGTAATTATTGTGTATCCTTTTTAGATAAAATTAATAGTGATTCAATAATTTATTCACTTGGAGTTGGTAGAGATATATCCTTTGATTTAGATTTAATAAATAAAAAGGGAGTTATTGTTCATGCCTTTGACCCAACTCCTATAGCAAAAAATTGGATACAATCAAAAAATCTTCCAAAAAATTTCAAATTTTATCCTTATGGAATAGCTAATTTTAATGGATCCGCTGAATTTCATATTCCCTCTAATCCCAAAAGCACTTCATACTCTCTTTTAGATTCTGGGAAAACATTGGGTACAGTAAAATATCCTGTGAAAAGATTAAAAGAGGTAATGAAAGAATTAGGACATACTAAAATAGATATTTTGAAAATAGATATAGAAGGTGGAGAATATATGGTTATTGAAGACATAATAAATTCAGAGATTAAGGTTATTCAATTACTTGTAGAATTCCACCATAGATACAAAAAAATTGGACTTTATAAAACTAAACAAACAATAAAACAATTAAGAGAAAACGGATACAAAATTTTTTATATTTCTCCTGATGGAGAAGAATATTCTTTTATTAAATATAATGAAATTTTCAATAAATAA